A stretch of Acidimicrobiales bacterium DNA encodes these proteins:
- a CDS encoding Calx-beta domain-containing protein: MHGGQKNRRTIRAIAAVCAVVASALVAVSGPALAHVPHDDIGGVDMSPAYATDQTAIAIVRNRLMRTTDGGVTWAELVTGVHGKDFESVAFDPFDAQRLIVGTKGAGLIYRSTDGGDSFTASSTGLTLTAVTDLAWSPSTADLVLAAGAPFGVARSTDGGATWSTSSPSSSRVDALTFAPSGDLYAGDRNGDVWRSTDGGANWTSLYSVAGGPSITTIVAAPNATDVTILVGTETGALFRSADDGATFAAAGLSLPAEEVQSLAISPAHASDQTAWLSSRTDGVYRSTDGGVTWTLSSSGLTVAAQAAQLGRANFGEIVVRDNGGTNTLYVGGFDGLFRSDDGASTWTAQHTHVDYIVGIALSPDYANDQTVLVTTYVKGAYVSTDGGASWQPAHTGLGHVRDDGNGFAAVRRLYNAEMSPDFANDQRMFTVTPNRFAYSDDLGEFWNEVFVSTPTPPIRGPVIAVSPDFAVDQTVFFGTLLGDVHRSTGGGATSWTHLSNAGGRIRSLVVSPAFTADDTLFAGIDTGVVKSVDGGSTWSPTGPAASAPQVAISPNYAVDQTVFAATPAGLLVTTNGGTNWSTITGGPLTATSHIEAVAISPDFANDGVVLISEETAGLLKSVDSGVTFAATGTDLLANNLVIAEFNNPTEVPIEFSEDFANDQTVFAYAQQDIMKSTDGGATWQVLSLPPAVDMLGQPEIIARTGEAVVEPGGGGTVVASIPVDLSHPAIFDVEVDWDVVDATGNPALADHADVVGTSGHLVWNEGDDRLFVDVTVADDDVAELLETLEIQLSNPVNATIGTGSGFVDIADDDPLPEIRPLGVSAVEGDVGSTFHDFIVNMTHPSSTDVTIDYTSIDTANPQVAQSGVDYTAFSGTLTIPAGQVSATFPVEVLGDTIDEPPLLWGEWGLAAFSNPSSNATLYTDFFGLGLIIIFDDDDDGDNDD; the protein is encoded by the coding sequence ATGCATGGGGGACAGAAGAACCGGCGGACCATCAGAGCAATCGCGGCGGTGTGCGCCGTGGTGGCGAGTGCACTTGTTGCCGTCAGCGGCCCGGCGCTCGCCCACGTGCCCCACGACGACATCGGCGGCGTCGACATGTCGCCCGCCTACGCGACCGACCAGACCGCAATCGCGATCGTGCGCAATCGGTTGATGCGGACGACCGACGGCGGCGTCACCTGGGCCGAGCTCGTCACGGGCGTGCACGGGAAGGATTTCGAGTCGGTGGCCTTCGACCCCTTCGACGCGCAACGCCTCATCGTGGGCACCAAGGGTGCCGGCCTGATCTACCGCTCGACCGATGGCGGCGATTCGTTCACCGCGAGCTCCACCGGCCTGACGCTGACCGCGGTCACCGATCTCGCGTGGTCGCCGTCCACCGCGGATCTCGTCCTCGCGGCGGGCGCGCCGTTCGGCGTGGCCCGCAGCACCGACGGTGGGGCGACCTGGTCGACGTCGAGCCCCTCGTCGTCGCGCGTCGACGCCCTCACGTTCGCCCCGTCGGGAGATCTGTACGCCGGTGATCGCAACGGCGACGTCTGGCGCTCCACCGACGGTGGTGCCAACTGGACATCGCTCTACTCGGTCGCCGGTGGCCCGTCGATCACGACGATCGTGGCCGCGCCCAACGCGACCGACGTGACGATCCTCGTCGGCACCGAGACAGGTGCGCTGTTCCGGTCGGCCGATGACGGCGCCACCTTTGCCGCTGCTGGCCTCTCCCTGCCGGCCGAGGAGGTCCAGTCGCTCGCCATCTCACCCGCGCATGCGTCCGATCAGACGGCCTGGTTGTCGTCGCGCACCGACGGTGTGTACCGCTCGACCGACGGCGGCGTCACCTGGACGCTGAGCAGCAGCGGGCTCACCGTCGCCGCCCAGGCCGCCCAGCTCGGGCGAGCGAACTTCGGCGAGATCGTGGTCCGCGACAACGGCGGCACCAACACGCTGTACGTCGGCGGCTTCGACGGCCTCTTTCGGTCCGACGACGGGGCGTCGACCTGGACCGCACAGCACACGCACGTCGACTACATCGTCGGCATCGCGCTGTCGCCCGACTACGCGAACGACCAGACCGTGCTGGTCACCACCTACGTGAAGGGCGCCTACGTGTCGACGGACGGCGGGGCCAGCTGGCAACCCGCTCACACCGGACTCGGACATGTCCGCGACGACGGGAACGGGTTCGCCGCCGTACGCCGCCTCTACAACGCCGAGATGTCGCCGGACTTCGCGAACGACCAGCGCATGTTCACCGTGACACCGAACCGCTTCGCGTACAGCGATGATCTCGGGGAGTTCTGGAACGAGGTGTTCGTCTCGACGCCGACGCCGCCGATCCGTGGGCCGGTGATCGCGGTGTCGCCCGATTTCGCCGTCGACCAGACGGTCTTCTTCGGCACGCTGCTGGGCGACGTCCATCGTTCGACGGGTGGCGGTGCGACCTCGTGGACGCACCTTTCCAACGCCGGGGGTCGCATTCGTTCGCTCGTCGTCAGCCCTGCGTTCACGGCGGACGACACGCTGTTCGCCGGCATCGACACCGGTGTGGTGAAGAGCGTCGACGGTGGCTCCACCTGGTCGCCCACCGGCCCGGCGGCATCGGCGCCGCAGGTCGCGATCTCGCCGAACTATGCCGTCGACCAGACGGTCTTCGCCGCCACGCCGGCCGGGCTGCTGGTGACGACGAACGGTGGCACGAACTGGAGCACGATCACCGGTGGTCCCCTGACTGCGACGAGTCACATCGAGGCGGTCGCCATCTCGCCGGACTTCGCCAACGACGGCGTCGTCCTGATCAGTGAGGAGACGGCCGGACTGCTCAAGTCGGTGGACTCCGGCGTGACCTTCGCCGCGACCGGGACCGACCTACTGGCGAACAATCTCGTGATCGCGGAGTTCAACAACCCGACCGAGGTCCCCATCGAGTTCTCGGAGGACTTCGCCAACGACCAGACCGTGTTCGCCTATGCGCAACAGGACATCATGAAGTCCACCGACGGGGGTGCGACCTGGCAGGTGCTCTCGCTGCCGCCCGCGGTCGACATGCTGGGCCAGCCGGAGATCATCGCCCGCACCGGCGAGGCGGTCGTCGAGCCGGGGGGCGGCGGCACCGTCGTCGCGTCGATCCCGGTCGACCTCTCACATCCCGCCATCTTCGACGTCGAGGTCGATTGGGACGTGGTGGACGCGACCGGCAATCCCGCGCTGGCCGACCACGCCGACGTGGTCGGAACGAGCGGTCACCTGGTCTGGAACGAGGGTGACGATCGGCTCTTCGTCGACGTCACGGTGGCCGACGACGATGTCGCCGAGCTCCTCGAGACGCTCGAGATCCAGCTGAGCAACCCGGTCAACGCGACGATCGGTACCGGGAGCGGCTTCGTGGACATCGCCGACGACGATCCGCTGCCCGAGATCCGGCCGTTGGGCGTTTCGGCGGTCGAGGGTGATGTGGGCTCGACCTTCCACGACTTCATCGTGAACATGACACACCCGTCGTCGACCGACGTCACCATCGACTACACGTCGATAGACACCGCCAACCCGCAGGTGGCGCAGTCGGGGGTCGACTACACGGCCTTCTCCGGCACCCTGACGATCCCCGCGGGCCAGGTGTCCGCCACGTTCCCGGTCGAGGTGTTGGGTGACACGATCGACGAACCGCCGCTCCTCTGGGGCGAGTGGGGGCTGGCGGCGTTCAGCAACCCGTCGTCGAACGCCACGCTCTACACGGACTTCTTCGGGCTCGGCCTGATCATTATTTTCGACGACGACGACGACGGCGACAACGACGACTGA
- a CDS encoding YifB family Mg chelatase-like AAA ATPase yields the protein MLATVPSATLDGIDGARVRVEVHVANGLPGFTIVGLPDTSCREARDRVRAAIESSDLDWPMQRVTVNLAPGGFRKVGAGLDLAVALGILGATNQIPIELLEGVAAVGELGLDGTVRSVRGILPLVDVLGDERVIVPAADGRVAVLGLEERARPVRSLRDVVGALAQGLPWPHVDCRFDDEPPSEEPDLADVRGQPGARRALELAAAGGHHLLLVGPPGAGKTMLARRLVGLLPDLGPTAAKQVTRVHSAAGLSLPAGGLVRRPPFRAPHHSASMASLVGGGSGWSHPGEVSSATEGVLFLDELGEFSPRVLDALRQPLEEGVVRIARSGGTREHPARMLLVAAMNPCPCGEGGTTNCRCSPASRTRYAGRVSGPLLDRLDVMVHVDRPSPVALLEATPGESSAAVAERVAAVRDLAALRGVNTNAELSREALDEFAPLDDDALDLLHRALVVGALSGRGAMRVRAVARTIRDLDDGSAVIRGSDIGEALQFRARPPMGGDAVPPVRPRVDGGSVDAEAS from the coding sequence TTGCTCGCCACCGTCCCCTCGGCGACCCTCGATGGCATCGACGGCGCCCGCGTGCGCGTCGAAGTCCATGTCGCCAACGGCCTGCCCGGCTTCACCATCGTCGGCCTGCCCGACACCTCCTGTCGCGAAGCGCGCGATCGCGTCCGGGCCGCGATCGAGTCGTCCGATCTCGACTGGCCGATGCAACGCGTCACCGTCAACCTCGCGCCGGGCGGGTTCCGCAAGGTCGGCGCCGGCCTCGATCTCGCCGTCGCCCTCGGCATCCTCGGCGCCACGAATCAGATCCCCATCGAGCTGCTCGAGGGCGTCGCCGCGGTCGGCGAGCTCGGGCTGGACGGCACCGTGCGCAGTGTCCGCGGCATCCTGCCGCTCGTCGACGTGCTCGGCGACGAGCGCGTGATCGTGCCGGCGGCGGACGGGCGCGTGGCGGTGCTCGGCCTCGAGGAACGGGCCCGTCCCGTGCGCTCCCTGCGCGACGTCGTCGGCGCGCTGGCCCAGGGGCTGCCGTGGCCCCACGTCGACTGTCGTTTCGACGACGAACCGCCATCGGAGGAACCGGATCTCGCCGACGTGCGGGGTCAGCCCGGCGCTCGACGGGCGCTCGAGCTCGCGGCGGCCGGCGGTCACCACCTGCTGCTCGTCGGGCCACCCGGCGCGGGGAAGACCATGCTCGCGCGTCGTCTCGTCGGGCTGCTGCCCGATCTCGGCCCGACGGCGGCCAAGCAGGTGACCCGCGTCCACAGCGCGGCCGGCCTGTCGCTGCCCGCGGGCGGGCTCGTGCGGCGACCTCCGTTCCGGGCACCGCACCACTCGGCGTCGATGGCGTCCCTCGTGGGCGGCGGGTCGGGGTGGTCCCATCCGGGGGAGGTGAGCAGTGCCACCGAAGGGGTCCTCTTCCTCGACGAGCTCGGGGAGTTCTCCCCCCGGGTCCTCGATGCCCTCCGTCAACCGCTGGAGGAGGGCGTGGTCCGCATCGCCCGTAGCGGCGGCACCCGTGAGCATCCGGCCCGGATGCTGCTCGTCGCCGCAATGAATCCGTGCCCGTGCGGCGAGGGCGGCACCACGAACTGCCGGTGCAGTCCGGCGAGTCGCACGCGCTACGCCGGGCGGGTGTCCGGGCCGCTGCTCGACCGGCTCGACGTGATGGTCCACGTCGACCGGCCGTCGCCGGTCGCGCTGCTCGAGGCGACACCGGGGGAGTCCAGCGCCGCCGTCGCGGAGCGGGTCGCCGCGGTGCGCGATCTCGCCGCGCTGCGGGGCGTCAACACGAACGCCGAGTTGAGTCGGGAGGCGCTCGACGAGTTCGCGCCGCTCGACGACGACGCGCTGGATCTGTTGCACCGGGCGTTGGTCGTCGGTGCCCTGAGCGGCCGCGGCGCCATGCGGGTCCGGGCCGTGGCTCGCACGATCCGCGATCTCGACGACGGCTCGGCCGTCATCCGGGGCTCCGACATCGGTGAGGCGTTGCAGTTCCGGGCCCGGCCCCCGATGGGCGGTGACGCGGTGCCCCCGGTGCGGCCGCGGGTGGATGGAGGGAGCGTCGATGCCGAGGCATCCTGA
- a CDS encoding alpha/beta hydrolase, protein MASDELEATISLMREMNIISGDIEADRAAIPVGTPMPDGIAHEMVRVGECTAAWITDGVRTDAALLYLHGGGYVLGGLGTHGALGARLSHDTGLAVLVLDYRLGPEHQHPAALDDALAAMTWLADQGIPADRVVVAGDSAGGGLTLATLAALRDRGDQAAAGVALSPWADVTCTNATYESVGDADPLVGRHNLQQYAAAYAGDTPLDDPALSPGLGDLAGLPPVLIQVGGIEVLLDDSVRVAEGIEAAGGEVTLQRWDEGIHVFQMFDTPESADALGRIAEFVAARVGG, encoded by the coding sequence ATGGCCAGCGACGAACTCGAAGCAACCATCTCGCTCATGCGCGAGATGAACATCATCTCCGGCGACATCGAGGCGGACCGCGCCGCGATACCGGTCGGCACGCCGATGCCCGACGGCATCGCTCACGAGATGGTCCGCGTCGGCGAGTGCACCGCAGCCTGGATCACCGACGGCGTCCGCACCGACGCGGCCCTGTTGTACCTCCACGGCGGCGGCTACGTCCTCGGCGGTCTCGGCACCCACGGCGCCCTCGGCGCCCGTCTCTCGCACGACACCGGGCTCGCCGTGCTCGTACTCGACTACCGACTCGGTCCCGAGCACCAGCACCCCGCCGCGCTCGACGACGCCCTCGCGGCGATGACGTGGCTCGCCGACCAGGGCATTCCCGCCGATCGAGTGGTCGTCGCCGGCGACAGTGCGGGCGGCGGACTCACCCTCGCCACGCTCGCGGCGCTGCGCGACCGGGGCGACCAGGCGGCCGCGGGCGTGGCGCTCTCCCCGTGGGCCGATGTCACCTGCACGAACGCCACCTACGAGTCCGTCGGCGACGCCGACCCGCTCGTCGGTCGCCACAACCTCCAGCAGTACGCGGCTGCGTACGCCGGGGACACGCCGCTCGACGATCCCGCACTCTCCCCCGGCCTGGGCGACCTCGCCGGCCTCCCGCCCGTACTCATCCAGGTCGGTGGGATCGAGGTGCTCCTCGACGACAGCGTCCGAGTGGCGGAGGGGATCGAGGCAGCCGGCGGCGAGGTGACCCTGCAGCGGTGGGACGAGGGCATCCACGTCTTCCAGATGTTCGACACCCCCGAATCAGCGGACGCGCTCGGCAGGATCGCGGAGTTCGTCGCCGCGCGGGTCGGGGGCTGA
- a CDS encoding cytochrome c has product MRTPRLVVSLVLVLAIASGCASDPPEVPLGPDGRPDATLALGRDVFGARCANCHGSAGGGGTGPRLAGTVTETYPDPADQEEVIRDGRNSMPSFGGSLSDAEIDAVVRYTREVLG; this is encoded by the coding sequence ATGCGGACCCCACGCCTCGTTGTCTCTCTGGTGCTCGTCCTCGCGATCGCGTCGGGCTGTGCGAGCGACCCGCCGGAGGTCCCGCTCGGGCCGGACGGCCGACCGGATGCAACGCTCGCGCTCGGGCGTGACGTCTTCGGTGCTCGATGTGCGAACTGTCACGGCTCGGCCGGGGGCGGCGGTACCGGCCCCCGGCTGGCGGGCACCGTGACGGAGACCTATCCGGACCCGGCGGATCAGGAGGAGGTGATCCGCGACGGGCGCAACTCGATGCCGAGCTTCGGGGGGTCGTTGTCCGACGCCGAGATCGACGCCGTCGTGCGCTACACCCGCGAAGTGCTCGGGTAG